In Clupea harengus chromosome 4, Ch_v2.0.2, whole genome shotgun sequence, the genomic stretch TGCTCACGCGGGCGTCCCGTTAGCACTGGCCGGTGGCAGAAAGCAGGTTACGCAGCGTGGCCAGCTCTCGTGACAGCTGCTCCACGCGCTTCTGTAAACGGTCGTTCTCGGCGGCGAGTTCGAGCACTTTGTGTTGCGTCTCCAGGTTGCGCATTTTGGCTTTGTCCCTGCTCTTTCGGACGGCCAGGTTGTTCCTCTCGCGCCTTTGTCGGTACTCCTCGCTGTCCTTCTCCAGGCGCTTCTTCCCTTTCCCGCCCGACATCTTGCCGTGCTGCTGCGGCGACCCTCCTTTCCCCGGCGGAGCAGGTGTGCCCGGGGGACTGGTGGAGCACGAGGATGAAGCGTCGGAAATGTTCCCCAAACTGCCACTCGGGGCCGACTGGAACTGTAGGTAGGAGCGCATGTCAAACCCAGACGAACCATCCATTCCCGACTCTTCGCGAGGCTCCTCCCGGGGACCACCTTTAGACGAGTTTCCGACGAACTCCGGGCTGTAGACCGTGTCAACTCGGGTCTCCTCGAGGTCGGAATAGCCTAGTGGGTTGGTTTCCCTGTGGCTGTTGATCGAGCTCGTTTCACGGTCGTTGAGTGAAATGTAGTTCCTGTAGTTTTGTAACGGTGACACCCTCTTGTTTCTGCTCTCCTCGAGGAAATCACTGTAGACGTCTCCGCGCTGGAGAGGCACCTGGTTGTGGTTGGCCAGCTGATGATAGTGCAGAGAGTCTAGGTAGATGCTGAAGTCGATCGTCTTCTCGTGCTGCGAGATACCAAGTTTCGTCATGGAGCCGTCAATGGGCTGCTTGCATATGCCGTCGCCGACGGGACTGCTAATACTGTTGCTACCGTGGAAAGCGAGGCAATCCCCCTCGTAAAAACCAGCCACTTCCATGGATCTTAACACCCGCCGGATTGCGGGACCATACGGAATTACGCGCCGAGCGCTCTACCCAGTGCGGTTCGTTTAGACTACACGCAGCTCACCGAAGGAAAGTTTCAGAAAACAGCACAGACCGTTGTTAACTCAGGAACACTGTTGTCACCGGTATCCGAAACGAATAGTCAGTGTAGTTCGAGGAGTTTACTTGTCCCTCCTTGCAGAGTTTGTTGGCAGTACTGTCCTACCCGTTTGCGGCAAAGGATTTAAGTGGACGAGGAAATGGGCGTGGCTATGTGATGGTTGAAACTTGTTATTTCAGCGAGTGCGCACAGAGGAATAAAACAGACTCGAGCCACAAATGAAGGAAAATAACTAAGTCATTAGGGTTTGAATAGCAGATCACATTAGGGTGTAAACGACACAGATATTACCGTGTCAGTAATAGACGTGCTAATCATATTATTCTAGTCTGGGGCAAACAGCCTATACttttttattatcataataGGTACAATCCTtagaaagtgtctgtgtgtaatgtgttttttgagcGGTGGTTAAAGTTGGCTGTAATCACAAGCACAGTCttgacataaacaaacaaacaaacaaactgtggCCTACCTAAGGGAAGGGGGCGTGACTCACCATGTGCGTGAGAGAAGCCAGGTTACTGACGTTTGACAACGTAAACTGGAGCACTGCGCCGTGCTTTCTGGTTCTGCGTCGTTTGTGAGGACTGGTAGCTCCCCCTTGTGGAATTTTATAATTATAACAGGAATTAAAATGCTCGCTCAAACTTCATTTTCCCAGTGTTACGTTATAATTAGTCCAACTTGCATAGGCCTAcatattcatttacatttgcaACAGTGTCAATATTCATTTCATATGACCACAACCCTAACCCTGTTAAATAGACTATATTTTTTAAAAGCTAAGGTGATGTCTAGTTACAGCTGTAGTTACTCCTGTTTGGACGTTGGAGTCATGGTATTCATTAACATAATGTTAACCCTAACTAATAAAGGTAGAATTAACAGGCGCATGGGAATTTAGGACGCAAGAAGACCTCAATCAAAGAATGCCCATGTCAACTTCATGTATGTCTAGGAGCTACATTCTAGTACTTTTATTTTTTCGCGTTAAATGAGCAATCGTCTATGAAACAGGCCTACAACTATGTTAGACTTATAAGGCCTTTCAGGATTGTACTTGTTGAACGCCAGTCCTTAGAAAATCGTCCTAGTGTACTTCTTGGAAAACCTGTAGATGAAAGTTATCATGAAATGTTGTTAAGTTATCTAAGCCTGGACTTTCAAAAAAGTCCCCGTGAGATTGGTCATGTTTTTTAAGGTACAGTTCGAGGAGTTGGCAAATTGGCCTGATAGTTCGTAATTGGACGTACAGTTGGAAACGACGCAGTTGTATATCTGTCAGTGGCTGCCTGACTGATTTCTCTCATTGGCCAAAATCGGGTGGGGTCATTTTCTGTTCTTGACACCGGATTGGTGGTCGTTTTAGCTATgaaagtttaaaccaatcacagATGGGCTGGGGTTGAGAGCTGTGCACGCTATAGGGCTAGGATGGTAAAAATGAGCCAGAACAGCAAGGCGTGGCCTTCAGCGCGAGGAATTGTTACATCTGTTGATTTCCCGACCCGGGCGAGGGGCAGAACCGGGAGTGGAACATGGCGAGAGTCGAAGACGAGAACAGGGTTGAAGAAAAGTTACGAACCCCCGAGGACAGAGAACCGGGTCGGAGCGTGCCGAGATGGGGCCCACAGCACGCAGGTGCACGGGAACTTGCGAATTTGTACTCGCCAGGTAATGATCTATCTCTGCTGCGCGCTACACAAGCTAGCCTACCGGAGTCTAGTTACTGATACATGAAAAGCAAAGTACCGGTTACATTTATTATGCGTTCGGCATCGGCggatcaacaacaacaaaaagcttTTCAACATGAATCATCGCGTCCGGCTAAATGAGTCTGGCATCTCATTCCGTTTGGTGAGATAGGGTTAGCCATGTTTGAATCGCCGAATGCTGCCCGCTGAACAGCGAGTCAAATCTGGCGAACTACGGTAACGTAAGTGTACACGCAGCGCCTGCGGTTTCCAGATGTGTGGAGCCACACGAGAGACCGAACGGCTGTAGTCTGACATATAGCGCCGGTGCCGTAGCTAACGCGGCCGATGATGTCGTACAGGGACGCGGAAAGGGAGGGGCACGAGCTGACCTTTCATAACACCGTAAATTGTACACATGTAACAGCCTGTATGAAATGATTAGTATTggtgtgtttaaaacattattGTACTGTGTCTTCCTCATGATCTTGGAAAAGCTATCGGTATTCTTGTAGGCTGGGAGAAAATGCAACAATACTTCAAGTCCATATATTATATGGTTCTTACAGAACAGCTGTAGGACACgagacagtgtgagtgagtgagtgtgtgtgcgtgagtgtgagtgtgtgtttcaccctgtgtgcgtgagtgtgagtgtgtgtttcaccctgtgagtgtgtgtttcaccctgtgtgagtgtgtgtttgagtgagagtgtgtgtttcaccctatgtgtgtgcgtttcaccctatgtgtgtgtttgtgagttagagcgtgtgtctcaccctgtggggtgtgtgtgtgagtgagagcatgtctcaccctgtggtgtgtgtgtgtgagtgagagcgtgtgtttcaccctgtgagtgagtgtgtgtgtgtgagtgagtgtgtgtgtgtgaatgagagcgtGTGtttcaccctgtgtgtgtgtgtgtgagagtgtgtgtctcatcctgtggggtgtgtgtgtgtgtgtgtgtgtgagtgtgagcgtgtgtctcacgatgtggggtgtgtgagtgagagcgtgtgtctcaccctgtggggtgtgtgtgtgagtgtgtgtctcacgatgtggggtgtgtgagtaaGAGCGTGTGTTTCATCCTGTGGGGtgttttagattagattagattagattcaactttattgtcattgcacagagtacaagtactgaggtaacgaaatgcagttagaaactaaccagaagtgcaaaatcagaagagtgcagagtatgtgcaaagtggtaatatcaaaatagataaatagaatatatacagtatggtataagatataagtgatatgaacagtaagcagcaataatggtgattagtgcagatgtgatatagataaagtgcaggtgaagtacaggtgaaggtggcagtagaagttataaatgaggtaggagacatgataagatataaatacgatgaatatggatatggacaacaattttaaataaatagatatgaacaaatgaacagttttagtgcaaatgttcagtggctgggggaggtgtgtggcagtcaggccagggtagaggggggaatacagtcactgtaggaaggagtgtgagggggtagccaggggggggctatcaccgtgatgcagagttcagcagggtgacagccgcagggaagaagctgttcctgagcctgctggtccgggaacagaggaccctgtagcgcctcccagaggggaggagggcaaacagtctgtggctggggtgaaagctgtccttctcgatgctgcgcgccttccgcagacatctcttgcgctggacaccctcgatggtggggagtggggaaccagtgatgcgttgggcagttttcactaccctctggagagttttgcggtccgcaacagagcagctgccataccagactcagatgcagttggtgaggatgctctcgatggtgcagcggtagaagttcaccagaatctgaggagacagatgggccttcttcaatctcctcaggaagaagagacgctggtgagccttcttgactatggttgaggtgttgagggtccaagagaggtcctcggagatgtggacacccaggaatttaaagctggcgacacgctccacctccgtccggcggagtgtagtgccgtggagatgttgtgtgtgtgtgagcgagagcgtgtgtctcaccctgtggggtgtgtgtgtgtatgtgtgtgtgtttcaccctgtggggtgtgtgtgtgtgtgtgtgtgtgagtgtgagcagacAAAAATGTGTTCAGTAAAGAGGATTATTAGGAGGGCCTTTCACAGATTACACAGTAATTTAAACTAAAACAgaactcttaacacacacacacaaacactcacactctcacacacacacacacactctcacacacacacacacacacacacacacacacatgctgctgaAACAGGCGCCTTTTGTCTTGTGTACATCACACTACCAGGCAGCCGTTTAGCTCTGTGacagtgctgtgagtgtgacagtgacagtgacagtgacggTGCTGTCCAGCTGCTCCGGGCCTCGGGCCTGATGAGTCCACTGATGGACGCAACCAGCTGGACCACCAAGCCCAGCCCAGATGGTTCTGGTCATGATGTGACCCAGAGCCCAGCCCAGAGGTACATCCTCTCCCGGGGGGTCCCCAGGATCAGACAGGCTGGTTGAGTCCCagcactgccctctgctggtctgtctgtgtgtgtgtgttatgaagtctctgctggtctgtgtgtgtgtgtgtgtgtgtgtgtgtgtagtctctgctggtctgtgtgtgtgtagtctctgctggtctgtgtgtgtgtagtctctgctggtctgtgtgtgtgtgtgtgtagtctctgctggtctgtgtgtgtgtgtgtgtgtagtctctgctggtctgtttgtgtgttatgtagtctctgctggtctgtttgtgtgttatgtagtctctgctggtctgtgtgtgtgtagtctctgcttgtgtgtgtgtgtgtgtgtgtgtgtgtagtctctgctggtctgtgtgtgtgtagtctctgcgggtctgtgtgtgtgtgtgtgtgtgtgtagtctctgctggtctgtgtgtgtgtagtctctgctggtctgtgtgtgtgtagtctctgctggtctgtgtgtgtgtgtagtctctgctggtctgtgtgtgtgtgtgtgtagtctctgctggtctatgtgtaatgtagtctctgctggtctgtgtgtgtgtgtgtgtgtgtagtctctgctggtctgtgtgttatgtagtctctgctggtctgtgtgtgtgtagtctctgctggtctgtgtgtgtgtgtgtgtgtagtctctgctggtctgtgtgtgtgtgtgtgtgtgtgtgtgtgtgtgtgtagtctctgctggtctgtgagtgtgtgtgtgtggtctctgctggtctgtgtgtgtgtgtgtgtgtagtctctgctggtctgttagtgtgtgtgtgtgtgtgtatgtagtctctgctggtctgtgtgtgtgtagtctctgctggtctgtgtgttatgtagtCTCTCTGATACTGGAATGAGGAAGTAACACAATATCAGAGAGTGTCCTTCTTACACCCACAAGGTGTGTCACAGGATGTCTACTGagccttttacacacacacacacagacagacacacacaaacacacacacacacaaacacataggtggtgggccgaagccccATTTCTGTTCAACTTTGTAATTTAAAATGGGATAACCttgatttaaaatgttttttttcttgatggttgattggaggaggaatgtCTGGGTAACACTCCAGACTCCTTCTGTGCACTGCAGCCTGGTAGCTTTCCCGCTGAATATGTTTCTGCAGAGTCCTGGTTCGGAGGCAAGTCCCGCTCAGAACATCTGCCCGACTTAAACATTGTAGCCCTGGCCTTATTAATGTCCTGAGAGGTCATTCCATACAGGTCACAAGTGAATGCCTCCAGTGCCTGTTTGAGGTCTTCAGATGGTGTGAAACTCTCTCCTAATTGCCGAAATAGGtcaatgtattctttttttgaATTTAGTTTTCTGTATGCTTTAATTTTCCCAACACCATACAGAGCACTGACTGTATCACTCCCGGAAAATGGATGGAGACGTCACACTTCTCCTGTCCAAGATGGCTGTGCAGTTTTGATAGATCTGTTATTTGGGACTCTCTCCCCTTTGCAGTGTGGAAATACAGGTTCGCATTGATGTGGCTACAAAAAGACAGTGCCAgtacaaagacatctgtgtccTCATCCAGATGGCATGGCATTTTCTGCCATGTGCCATGATGACTGTTACATTGCCAATTAGTCTTTGCAGACGTGGTCCAGTGTTCAAATACATGATTTTGCAAATTTTCATTGTTTTCCCCCACATGCCAgatatttttttccattgttttggtgttttttgtcCATGTCCATGAATCCTTATTTTTTGTTATCCCTGTTCTGCACgtgtaatttgtaatttgaCCATGTGATTGGGAATGTGACAGTGATCATGGCAGCAAATGCCATGCCATCCGGATGAATAAAACCGTAGAAATTTAAGAGCTCAAGGAGCTTGAAACTATCCAAGAAGAGGCAGACACCAGGATGCTGTTGCATGCCGCTCATGCCTCAAAAACCTGGACCAATATTGTGATGAAGAGCCcagacacagatgtctttgtacTGGCACTGTCTTTTTGTAGCCACATCAATGCGAACCTGTATTCCCACACTGCAAAGGGGAGAGAGTCCCAAATAACAGCTCTATCAAAACTGCACAGCCATCTTGGACAGGAGAAGTCCTCCTTGAGCTTGTTCActgctcctgcaaaaaaaaaaaaaaaaaaaaactgtcagggGAAAATGTACAAAGTGTATGAGCTGCCATGTACCAACCTGTGCAAGTGCACACATTGTGATAATAACACCTTAGAAGAGGCCTAGGGAGAGATCTCACCCCTTGGCATTACCCTGGTATGGCAGTACTGCCAGGGAGGGGTGGCTCTTTGTGTACTAAACGACCTTTGCCTTGTGGCTCTGGTCCCAGTGCTCAGGAAATCCACATTTTCCCCTtacctttccttttcccccttgatgaTTTAATATTTCTTAGACTTtaacgttttgtgttgcgtggtttataagtctaccatcgactccatacaaggtgaataacgttgattaaacttgacagagacaaggtaaatgaggtattaacaaatagcatagctaacagtaagcaaggctatatagtacaaactacggctcgttagcgaactaaaactatttacaccatcactcacgtatgaaaaagacggtttagaaaacaaatatgttttaaaacggccttatactgatcaaattattacttacaacaTGTCTCCGTTTCAATGGGTTGGAGCTGTCGCGGCAGCAGTGAAATATGTCAATATTAACAACAGCTGAGTAATGggtgaaacgggtgtcaatgtggctgcatctgattgatTAATAATGTTCTTACGCCAGTATTACATCATGTTATTGGTTGcactgatttagtaggcaaccggagtttaacaaacttttataCTATGGTTTTGACAAAATGTGCAGCTAATTTCGctggcaacaactggtttatcgttagaaataacataattaCCTCAACTTgaaaaaatcaaggttgtcccattttaaattacaaagttgaacagataccaccacctaacacacacacagacagacagagcagacagacGAGGTAGAGACCGTGGTGTTGTAACGAATGTCACAAGCCTCGTCATGGGACTCGTTGAGAGTTGCCATCTGGTGCTtccctttccacacacacaagttagggttaggaggacacacacacacacacatacacacacacataagttaGGGTTaataggagacacacacacactctcatcactaacgcacacactcatcactaacacacactcagtaacacacacacaagttagggttaggaggacacacacacacactcatcactaacacacacacacacacacacacacacacactcatcactaacacacacacacacacacacacactcatcactaacacacacacacacacacacactcatcactcacacacacacacacacacactcattactaacacacacacacacatcactaacacacacactcatcactaacacacacacacacacacacacactcatcactaacacacacacactcattactaacacacacacacacacactcatcactcacacacacacacacacacactcattactaacacacacacacacatcactaacacacacactcatcactaacacacacacacacacacacactcatcactaacacacacacacactcattactaacacacacacacacacacactcatcactaacacacacacacacacacacactcacacacacacacacagtaacacacacacacataagttaGGGTTAAGAGAAACCAAGTACTGGTGAGTCACATGGAGGAAGAGAGCTTAGAGGTGGATTGATCTTTAATGATATCTAATCAGATCTAATCAATATCTGTGAGTTTGTGGCCTCCTGTCGGACTGAAGCTGAACTGAGACATGcaattattgattattgatcatTGGCCTCCAACTCTTTTTGTTACTGAAAGCCACAGACAAGTTTGGAGCAAAACAAGTTTTCAGATGCAAACTTCGGACCCCCACTCAATCTGTGTCGCTGTTTGTTCAATGCAGATCAATTTAGTAAGAAAAAGTGGCTTACAAAATACAGAGTCATTAGGACGGCCTAGGGGGGAAGGGTTAGGGTTTATAAAGGGTTATAGGATTTATAAAGGGTAATAGGGTTTATAAAGGGTTATAGGGTTTATATAGGGTAATAGGGTTTATAAAGGGTAATAGGGTTTATAAAGGGTTATATGGTTTATAAAGGGTAATAGGGTTTATAAAGGGTTATATGGTTATAGGGTTTATAAAGGGTAATAGGGTTTATAAAGGGTAATAGGGTAATAGGGTTTATAAAGGGTAATAAGGTTTATAAAGGGTTATAGGGTTATATGGTTTATAAAGGGTAATAGGGTTTATAAAGGGTTATAGGGTTTATAAAGGGTTATAGGGTTATAGGGTTTATAAAGGGTAATAGGGTTTATAAAGGGTTATAGGGTTTATAAAGGGTTATTGGGTTTATAAAGGGTTATAGGGTTTATAAATGACCAGATAAAAGAATCCTGAACAACATTTACCAAAGTGCATGTCATCAACATTTGTGTAACTCTACATATAATCATGTtaaccctttttttctttgtgtgtgtgtgtgtgtgtgtgtgtgtgtgtgtgtgtgtctgtgtgtgtctgtgtctgtgtgtgtgtctgtgtctgtgtctgtgtctgtgtctgtgtctgtgtctgtgtgtgtgtgtgtgtgtgtgtgtgtgtgtgtgtaggtaagcGGTGTCAGGAGTGGATCAGCGtgctcctctgtttctccctcatgGCCTTCAACCTCGTCCACCTCCTCTCCAACTTCCACCTCAGCCACCTCTGGTCCATCCTGCTGGCCTGTGgtgggtactgtgtgtgtgtgtgtgtgtgtgtgtgtgtgtgtgtgtgtgtgtgtgtgtgtgtgtgtgtgtgtgtgtgtgtgtgtcctctataGAACCTGTAGTCAGAAGCTCTGAGGGCTGTTTGGCTTGTCGCCATGGAGAAATactcagagaagagaagaatgtATCtcgagttcacacacacacaacaaacacacaacaaaccagTTAGACAGCCATAGCTGGGTGATTTTCAAAACCTCACTGGAGTGATGAGAAGgtgaactgtaaacacacacacacacacacacacactcactcactcgtgaGAGGGAGGGGTTCTAGATATCAGAGTGACCATCTAGGGAGGGGTCTGAACACACTGGCGTTAATAATGTAGACATTTATAAATCAGAGTTATGAGttatttaatgacagcagtaacACTAACACTCTCCTGAGTTATTTAATGACAGCACTAACACTCTCCTCAGTTATTTAATGAcagcactaacactaacactctccTGAGTTATTTAATGACAACACTAACACTCTCCTGAGTTATTTAATGACAGCACTAACACTCTCCTGAGTTATTTAATGAcagcactaacactaacactctccTGAGTTATTTAATGACAACACTAACACTCTCCTGAGTTATTTAATGACAGCACTAACACTCTCCTGAGTTATTTAATGACATCACTAATACTAACACTCTCCTGAGTTATTTAATGACAGCACTAACACTCTCATGAGTTATTTAATGACAGCACTAACACTCCCCTGAGTTATTTAATGAcagcactaacactaacacactcctgAGTTATTTAATGAcagcactaacactaacactctccTGAGttatttaatgacagcagtaacACTCCCCTGAGTTATTTAATGAcagcactaacactaacacactcctgAGTTATTTAATGAcagcactaacactaacacactcctgagttatttaatgacagcagtaacactaacacactcctgAGTTATTTAATGAcagcactaacactaacactccccTGAGTTATTTAATGAcagcactaacactaacacactcctgagttatttaatgacagcagtaacactaacacactcctgagttatttaatgacagcagtaacactaacacactcctgAGTTATTTAATGAcagcactaacactaacactctccTGAGTTATTTAATGACAGCACTAACACTCTCCTGAGTTATTTAATGAcagcactaacactaacactctccTGAGttatttaatgacagcagtaacACTCTCCTGAGTTCAGCCTTCAGAATTCCCCCATCAGTCAGACTAGTCTTATTTTTAAACAATCTGGAACTCATCAGAATACTGAAATATtaataggctgtgtgtgtgtgtgtgtgtgtgtgtgactattaaAACATGCGACTGTGTACGTCTACATGTGCCTGAgggttaacgtgtgtgtgtgtgttacagtggcAGGCGTCCTCACTGCAGACTTTGCCTCTGGACTTGTACACTGGGGAGCAGATACCTGGGGTTCAGTAGATCTGCCTATTTTTGGAAAGGTAGgacccatctctgtgtgtgtgtgtgtgtgtgtgtgtgtgtgtgagacgtcaGCATGTTTGTAGTAATTAATTACGCAGTTTTATTCTTAGCTGGCAGAATAGAAGGTGCACACAGATTCCACTGAAACTGGTGTACGAGAGGCCGAGCCTGtataaaggcacacacacacacacacacacacacacacacacacatacatgcgcacgcacacacgcacacgcacacgcacacatacacatgcacacacacacacacaaacatgcacacacacacacacacaatctttctttctctctcaggccttcatccgtctctctctcaggccttcattcgtctctctctctctttctctatcaggccttcatccatctctctctctctctctccagtcttcatcgtatctctctctctctctctctctctctccagtcttcatcgtatctctctctctctttctctctcaggccttcatccgtctctctctctctctctctctcaggccttcatccatctctctctctctcaggccttcatccgcctctctctctgtctctctctcaggccttcatccgtctctctctctctctctctctctgtctctcaggccttcatccgtctctctttctctctctctctttctctatcaggccttcatccatctctctctttctctctctcaggccttcatccgtctctctttctctctctctctttctctatcaggccttcatccatctctctctctctctctctcaggccttcatccgtctctctctctcccgctctccagTCTTCAtcgtatatctctctctctctctctctctc encodes the following:
- the cebpb gene encoding CCAAT/enhancer-binding protein beta, producing the protein MEVAGFYEGDCLAFHGSNSISSPVGDGICKQPIDGSMTKLGISQHEKTIDFSIYLDSLHYHQLANHNQVPLQRGDVYSDFLEESRNKRVSPLQNYRNYISLNDRETSSINSHRETNPLGYSDLEETRVDTVYSPEFVGNSSKGGPREEPREESGMDGSSGFDMRSYLQFQSAPSGSLGNISDASSSCSTSPPGTPAPPGKGGSPQQHGKMSGGKGKKRLEKDSEEYRQRRERNNLAVRKSRDKAKMRNLETQHKVLELAAENDRLQKRVEQLSRELATLRNLLSATGQC